The following is a genomic window from Micromonospora cathayae.
TCGCCCCGCCGCGCGAGGTGCTGGGCAGCGCCATCGGCGATGGCCGGGGTGGCGCAGCCACCGATTCCGGTGCGGGCCGCGACAGCGGCCTCGTCGAGATGCCCCGCAACAGCGAGCGTTCGTTCTGCTGCGGGGCCGGCGGTGCCCGGATGTGGATGGAAGAGAAGATCGGCAAGCGGATCAACGTGGACCGGGTCGAGGAGGCGATGTCGACCGGCGCGAAGACCATCGCGGTCGGCTGCCCGTTCTGCTCCACGATGCTGAACGACGGGGTCAACGGCAAGGGCGCCGGCGAGCAGGTCGAGGTGATCGACGTCGCCAGCGTGCTGCTCCGCTCGGTGAAGCCGGAACAGCCCCGCGACCAGCAGGAGTCCACCCCGGTCGCCGGCTGACGGCACCCTGCCAGGGCCTGTGTCGAAGTCCTCGGTCGAGCCGGGGACTTCGACCGGGCCAGCGGCTCCGGGTGGGCGACGGCGAGGTTCTTCGCCCTGGTGGGCGGGACGCCGCGGGGTCAGGAGACCGTGGTGGTGGCGATGATCGCCGCGGTGGAGGTGGCGGTGATGATCGCCATCTGGGTCTCCTGTACGGCCCGCCGGGTGGCCGCGGACGCCCAGTCACCGGCCCCGATCTCCGCGATCCGTCGCGCCACCTGTTCCTTCGGCAGGTCCCGGAAGACCTTCCGGTGCAGATCGAGCGCACGGGTCAGGCCGATCAGCGCGGCGGTGCGCGGATCGACCGGTCCGTCGGTCGTGACGGCCGTCCGCATCCGCTGCCGGGCCTCCGTCTCCACCACCGGCTCCGCGCCGGTCCGGGACGGGAAACGGGTACGCGGGAAGACCCCGAGCACCCGGCCCGCCTCCCGGCGTAGCACGCCGGCGGCGACCAACTCGTCGAGCACCTGCTCCCGCAGTCCCCGACCGAGCCGGGTGATCCAGTCCTGCGGACGCCGTGGCCTCGACTCGGTGCGGATCCGGACGAGCGCCTCGTCCAGCAGCG
Proteins encoded in this region:
- a CDS encoding GOLPH3/VPS74 family protein; the protein is MPELNLTHELVLLAYDDQGVNRLGTPNLDQGLGGALLLELALAGRVEVTDGRLAVADPTPTGQPLLDEALVRIRTESRPRRPQDWITRLGRGLREQVLDELVAAGVLRREAGRVLGVFPRTRFPSRTGAEPVVETEARQRMRTAVTTDGPVDPRTAALIGLTRALDLHRKVFRDLPKEQVARRIAEIGAGDWASAATRRAVQETQMAIITATSTAAIIATTTVS